The Nocardioides pantholopis genome window below encodes:
- a CDS encoding 3-isopropylmalate dehydrogenase has translation MSSSSTPAPASGSVRLAVVPGDGIGQEVTPEALKVLEAAAPSGVKFEQTHYELGAERYLATGEVLPDSVLAEIRQQDAILLGAVGGKPNDPNLPPGLLERGLLLRLRFDLDHYVNLRPSKIYPGAVSPLADPGEVDFVVVREGTEGPYTGNGGALRVGTPAEVATEVSVNTAYGVERVVRDAFARAQRRPRKKLTLVHKTNVLVHAGSVWWRIFNEVAAEYPEVTTDYLHIDAVMIFLATDPSRFDVIVTDNLFGDIITDLAAAITGGIGLAASGNVNPDRTAPSMFEPVHGSAPDIAGQQKADPTAAILSAALLLDHLGHPEAARAIDDAVVADLAARTPGAPRRTSEVGDAIAARVAG, from the coding sequence ATGAGCAGCTCGAGCACCCCAGCACCCGCGTCCGGCAGCGTCCGGCTCGCGGTCGTCCCCGGCGACGGCATCGGCCAGGAGGTCACCCCCGAGGCCCTCAAGGTCCTCGAGGCGGCCGCCCCGAGCGGCGTGAAGTTCGAGCAGACCCACTACGAGCTCGGCGCCGAGCGCTACCTCGCGACCGGCGAGGTGCTCCCGGACTCCGTGCTGGCCGAGATCCGCCAGCAGGACGCCATCCTGCTCGGCGCCGTCGGCGGCAAGCCGAACGACCCGAACCTGCCGCCGGGCCTGCTCGAGCGCGGCCTGCTGCTCCGACTGCGCTTCGACCTCGACCACTACGTGAACCTGCGCCCCTCCAAGATCTATCCCGGTGCGGTCTCGCCGCTCGCCGACCCGGGCGAGGTGGACTTCGTGGTGGTCCGCGAGGGCACCGAGGGCCCCTACACCGGCAACGGCGGCGCGCTGCGGGTCGGCACCCCGGCCGAGGTCGCCACCGAGGTCTCGGTCAACACCGCGTACGGCGTGGAGCGGGTCGTCCGCGACGCGTTCGCCCGCGCCCAGCGCCGGCCGCGCAAGAAGCTCACACTGGTCCACAAGACCAACGTGCTCGTCCACGCCGGCTCGGTGTGGTGGCGGATCTTCAACGAGGTGGCCGCGGAGTACCCCGAGGTCACCACCGACTACCTGCACATCGACGCGGTGATGATCTTCCTGGCCACCGACCCGTCGCGCTTCGACGTGATCGTCACCGACAACCTCTTCGGCGACATCATCACCGACCTCGCCGCCGCCATCACCGGCGGCATCGGCCTGGCCGCCTCCGGCAACGTCAACCCGGACCGGACCGCGCCCTCGATGTTCGAGCCGGTCCACGGCTCCGCGCCCGACATCGCCGGCCAGCAGAAGGCCGACCCCACCGCGGCCATCCTCTCCGCGGCGCTGCTGCTCGACCACCTCGGCCACCCCGAGGCCGCGCGGGCCATCGACGACGCGGTGGTCGCGGACCTCGCCGCCCGCACGCCGGGCGCCCCCCGGCGTACCAGCGAGGTCGGCGACGCGATCGCCGCGCGAGTAGCCGGCTGA
- a CDS encoding branched-chain amino acid aminotransferase, with protein MQISATVNTHPVSDERLAEILADPGFGNHFTDHMFTVEWTPDAGWHDARIEPYGPLTLDPATAVLHYAQETFEGMKAYRHADGSIWTFRPEANAERMVTSSHRLALPVLEVPDFLQAVQELVRIDQRWVPDTTEPGAGEKSLYLRPFMFASEKFLGVRPSQHVTFMVIASPAGSYFKGGLKPVSLWLTEEYTRAGRGGMGAAKTGGNYASSLVAQQEAAAHGCDQVVFLDAQEGTYVEELGGMNMYFVYADGRIVTPATGTILEGITRSSIIELAQKMGHPVEERRFGIEEWREGVTSGEIVEIFACGTAAVVTPVGSLKWDGGEVPCAHEGGEVTMAIRKALVDIQYGRAEDPFGWMHRIV; from the coding sequence ATGCAGATCAGCGCCACCGTGAACACCCACCCGGTCAGCGACGAGCGGCTCGCTGAGATCCTGGCCGACCCGGGCTTCGGCAACCACTTCACCGACCACATGTTCACTGTCGAGTGGACCCCCGACGCGGGCTGGCACGACGCCCGGATCGAGCCGTACGGCCCGCTCACCCTGGACCCCGCGACAGCGGTGCTGCACTACGCCCAGGAGACCTTCGAGGGCATGAAGGCCTACCGGCACGCTGACGGGTCGATCTGGACCTTCCGCCCCGAGGCCAACGCCGAGCGGATGGTCACCTCCAGCCACCGGCTCGCGCTGCCGGTCCTCGAGGTCCCCGACTTCCTCCAGGCCGTCCAGGAGCTGGTCCGCATCGACCAGCGCTGGGTGCCCGACACCACCGAGCCGGGCGCGGGGGAGAAGAGCCTCTACCTGCGGCCCTTCATGTTCGCCTCGGAGAAGTTCCTCGGCGTGCGGCCCTCCCAGCACGTCACGTTCATGGTCATCGCCAGCCCGGCCGGCTCCTACTTCAAGGGCGGCCTGAAGCCGGTCTCGCTGTGGCTGACCGAGGAGTACACCCGCGCCGGCCGCGGCGGCATGGGCGCGGCCAAGACCGGTGGCAACTACGCGAGCTCGCTGGTCGCCCAGCAGGAGGCCGCGGCGCACGGGTGCGACCAGGTCGTGTTCCTCGACGCCCAGGAGGGCACGTACGTCGAGGAGCTCGGCGGGATGAACATGTACTTCGTCTACGCGGACGGCCGGATCGTCACTCCGGCGACCGGGACGATCCTCGAGGGCATCACCCGGTCCAGCATCATCGAGCTGGCCCAGAAGATGGGACACCCGGTCGAGGAGCGCCGGTTCGGCATCGAGGAGTGGCGCGAGGGCGTCACCAGCGGCGAGATCGTCGAGATCTTCGCCTGCGGCACCGCCGCGGTGGTCACCCCGGTCGGCAGCCTGAAGTGGGACGGCGGCGAGGTGCCGTGCGCCCACGAGGGCGGCGAGGTGACGATGGCGATCCGCAAGGCCCTTGTGGACATCCAGTACGGCCGCGCCGAGGACCCGTTCGGCTGGATGCACCGCATCGTCTGA
- a CDS encoding FecCD family ABC transporter permease, translating into MSATVLSPAERTAVAGAGLRDSRRRRRRRRATVTAVLLAVAGALAVTALMLGDYRLSAGEVLGALAGSDEGAAGFIVRDLRLPRLLLGVLVGAAFGLAGALFQSVLRNPLASPDIIGISQGASAAAVAAILAGGLSGTWVSLSALGGGAAVGLLLYAVAWRGGMTGNRFVLAGIGVAYVCTSAIGYFLTRSDVKEAQTALRWMTGSLAQADWQLVRTLAVAVVVLVPMVALVARSLGLLLLGDEQAGSLGVRPELARGVVVALGVALAAVATAAAGPVAFVALIAAPVARRLLGDGALALVQSALVGVVLVVGADVVAQHLLPADLSVPVGVVTGAIGGPYLIWLMVSARPRAS; encoded by the coding sequence GTGAGCGCCACCGTCCTCTCGCCGGCCGAGCGGACAGCGGTCGCGGGGGCCGGGCTGCGCGACTCGCGTCGCCGGCGCCGCCGCCGTCGGGCGACGGTCACCGCCGTGCTCCTCGCCGTGGCGGGCGCGCTGGCCGTGACCGCGCTGATGCTCGGCGACTACCGGCTCTCGGCCGGCGAGGTGCTCGGCGCGCTCGCCGGCAGCGACGAGGGCGCCGCCGGCTTCATCGTCCGGGACCTGCGCCTGCCGCGCCTCCTGCTCGGCGTCCTGGTGGGCGCCGCCTTCGGCCTGGCCGGGGCCCTGTTCCAGTCAGTGCTGCGCAACCCGCTGGCCAGCCCCGACATCATCGGCATCTCCCAGGGTGCGAGCGCCGCGGCCGTGGCCGCGATCCTCGCCGGGGGGCTCAGCGGCACCTGGGTCTCGCTCTCGGCGCTGGGCGGCGGCGCCGCCGTCGGCCTCCTGCTGTACGCCGTCGCCTGGCGCGGCGGCATGACCGGCAACCGCTTCGTGCTCGCCGGCATTGGCGTGGCCTACGTGTGCACCAGCGCGATCGGCTACTTCCTGACCCGCAGTGACGTCAAGGAGGCCCAGACCGCGCTGCGGTGGATGACCGGGAGCCTGGCGCAGGCCGACTGGCAGCTGGTGCGCACGCTCGCGGTCGCGGTGGTGGTCCTGGTGCCGATGGTGGCGCTGGTCGCCCGGTCGCTGGGGCTGCTGCTGCTCGGCGACGAGCAGGCCGGCAGCCTCGGCGTACGACCGGAGCTGGCCCGCGGCGTCGTGGTCGCCCTGGGTGTCGCCTTGGCCGCCGTCGCGACCGCGGCTGCGGGCCCGGTCGCGTTCGTGGCGCTGATCGCCGCCCCGGTCGCCCGGCGGCTGCTCGGCGACGGCGCGCTGGCGCTGGTGCAGTCCGCGCTGGTCGGCGTGGTGCTGGTGGTGGGCGCCGACGTGGTGGCCCAGCACCTGCTGCCGGCCGACCTGTCCGTCCCGGTCGGGGTCGTCACCGGCGCGATCGGCGGCCCGTACCTGATCTGGCTGATGGTCAGCGCCCG
- a CDS encoding FecCD family ABC transporter permease, protein MSSVLDHPAGPTARSPRAPARSRVGLRGATAAAALLLLIAACALASLMWGARDIPAGTVWDALWSPVGGDNDHLVVRDQRVPRTLIGLVAGLALGAAGALMQGVTRNPIADPGLLGINSGASLAVVVAIAGFGVGSVGGYLWFAFAGAAVAALVVYGAASLGWEGVTPVKLALVGAAFTATATSLITVVLLSDRHTLGEYRFWQVGSLANRDLDVLATVAPFAGVGLVLALAAGRVLNALALGDDVARGLGQDVTRGRLLVVAAVVLLCGSAVSLVGPIAFVGLVVPHLARAVVGPDYRWLVPLSALAGPVLLLAADLVGRLVVRPAELEAGLVVAVVGAPVLLVLVRRSRSVTA, encoded by the coding sequence GTGAGCTCGGTGCTCGATCACCCCGCGGGGCCGACCGCCAGGTCGCCGCGGGCACCGGCCCGCAGCCGGGTCGGCCTGCGGGGTGCGACGGCCGCGGCCGCACTGCTGCTCCTGATCGCTGCCTGCGCGCTGGCCAGCCTGATGTGGGGCGCCCGCGACATCCCCGCCGGCACGGTGTGGGACGCGCTGTGGTCGCCGGTCGGCGGCGACAACGACCACCTGGTGGTCCGCGACCAACGGGTGCCGCGCACGCTGATCGGCCTGGTCGCCGGTCTTGCTCTGGGCGCGGCGGGAGCGCTGATGCAGGGCGTCACCCGCAACCCGATCGCGGACCCCGGGCTCCTCGGCATCAACTCCGGCGCCTCGCTGGCGGTCGTCGTGGCGATCGCGGGCTTCGGGGTCGGCTCGGTCGGCGGCTACCTGTGGTTCGCGTTCGCCGGAGCGGCGGTCGCCGCGCTGGTCGTGTACGGCGCCGCGTCGCTGGGCTGGGAGGGCGTCACCCCGGTGAAGCTGGCACTGGTCGGGGCGGCGTTCACCGCGACCGCGACCTCGCTGATCACCGTGGTGCTGCTCAGCGACCGGCACACCCTGGGGGAGTACCGCTTCTGGCAGGTCGGCTCGCTGGCCAACCGCGACCTCGACGTGCTCGCGACCGTGGCGCCGTTCGCCGGCGTCGGGCTGGTGCTGGCGCTGGCCGCCGGCCGGGTCCTCAACGCGCTCGCGCTCGGTGACGACGTGGCCCGCGGCCTGGGTCAGGACGTGACCCGCGGGCGGCTGCTCGTGGTGGCCGCGGTCGTGCTGCTCTGCGGCTCGGCGGTCTCGCTCGTCGGCCCGATCGCGTTCGTCGGCCTGGTCGTGCCCCACCTCGCGCGGGCAGTGGTCGGACCCGACTACCGATGGCTGGTGCCGCTCTCGGCGCTGGCCGGGCCCGTGCTGCTGCTCGCCGCCGACCTCGTCGGCCGGCTCGTCGTCCGCCCCGCCGAGCTCGAGGCGGGGCTCGTGGTCGCCGTGGTCGGCGCCCCGGTCCTGCTCGTGCTGGTGCGCCGCTCCCGGAGCGTGACCGCGTGA